A genomic stretch from Antarcticibacterium flavum includes:
- a CDS encoding DUF4837 family protein, translating to MKNILFSLVFTLLLVGCNNGEEDERILATSSGNINNVTVVMENDRWEGSIGEALRNTLAAPVDGLPQEEPLFSLNQMPPEAFTGFVRKNRLFIKIEQGKDANFGIFRETFAKPQTGVLITGQNTDEIVDQIYKNAEEIVRTFKNTEIKEKQRRIRKSLKDDSRLKEQLGVSLKFPTAYRYAIEDEDFFWIRKDIPKGMMELMVYEVPLHVIEKDTNIIANIIRMRDSIGQAHIPGPVEGSYMITEEAYAPYLFESQLDGKFAWETRGTWEVKGAFMAGPFINYAVRDSVNNRYVVLEGFAFSPATGKRDNMFELDAILQSLRIE from the coding sequence ATGAAGAATATATTATTCTCACTGGTTTTCACTTTACTTTTAGTAGGATGTAATAACGGAGAAGAAGATGAAAGAATACTTGCCACCTCCTCCGGTAATATCAATAATGTAACTGTAGTGATGGAGAATGACCGGTGGGAAGGCTCCATAGGAGAAGCTCTTAGAAATACGCTGGCCGCTCCGGTAGACGGCCTGCCGCAGGAAGAACCTCTATTTTCCCTAAACCAAATGCCTCCGGAAGCCTTTACAGGTTTCGTAAGGAAGAACAGGCTCTTTATTAAAATAGAGCAGGGGAAGGATGCAAATTTTGGAATTTTCAGAGAAACCTTTGCAAAGCCTCAAACCGGCGTTCTAATAACGGGACAGAATACAGATGAGATCGTGGATCAAATCTATAAGAATGCCGAGGAAATCGTAAGGACTTTTAAGAATACCGAAATTAAAGAGAAACAACGCCGAATTAGAAAATCTTTAAAAGATGACAGCAGATTAAAAGAACAGCTAGGGGTTTCTTTAAAATTTCCTACCGCCTACCGGTATGCCATAGAAGATGAGGACTTCTTCTGGATTAGAAAGGATATCCCGAAAGGTATGATGGAATTAATGGTCTATGAGGTCCCGCTGCATGTGATAGAAAAGGATACTAATATTATAGCTAATATTATTAGGATGAGGGATTCTATAGGACAGGCACACATTCCCGGGCCTGTAGAAGGAAGTTATATGATCACAGAGGAAGCTTACGCTCCTTATTTATTTGAATCGCAACTGGATGGCAAATTTGCCTGGGAGACCAGGGGCACCTGGGAAGTTAAGGGTGCTTTTATGGCCGGCCCCTTTATTAATTATGCCGTAAGGGATAGTGTTAATAACAGGTACGTGGTACTTGAAGGATTTGCTTTCTCTCCTGCCACAGGAAAGAGGGATAATATGTTTGAGCTGGATGCTATTCTGCAGTCCTTAAGAATAGAATAA
- a CDS encoding LysM peptidoglycan-binding domain-containing protein, which produces MKKVISLLIFLITLGLSAQTGKKKEAEDPEPKQANFRVQVFKKSEDGDIKLKEADPEFKKRLPISANIESPALLDLNDLPRAANIDSVWKAELLNSDLFEKMRSEILEQDYAEVVYKELPTDTLKARLERLNARTPFNVEYNPILESVIKSYLKRNKRSMERLMALSEYYFPLFEQHLDRLDVPLEIKYLAIVESALNPRAKSHMGATGLWQFMFATGKMHGLDVSSYVDERMDPVLSSKAAAEYLAALYRTFGDWDLVLASYNSGPGNVSKAIRRSGGSTNYWDLRRFLPRETAGYVPAFLATLYLFEYADEHDFQPNRPEIAFFETDTIHVKQLLTFDQITEVTGVEKEMLQFLNPSYKLDIIPYVKDEAYALRLPRSSVGLFVNNEDKIYDFTKEQLAQKEKDLPKFIKAEDRVRYRVKSGDYLGKIAQKYGVGISSIKSWNNLRSNNLRVGQYLTIYPRKAVSLTETASEKSGNSNVSKSYTVKRGDSLWSISRKFPGITVQNLKSWNDISDSNLKPGMVLKLSRG; this is translated from the coding sequence ATGAAAAAAGTTATCTCTTTACTCATATTCTTGATCACCCTGGGGCTAAGTGCGCAAACGGGAAAAAAGAAGGAAGCTGAAGATCCTGAACCTAAACAAGCCAATTTCAGGGTACAGGTCTTCAAAAAATCTGAAGATGGAGATATAAAATTAAAGGAGGCCGATCCTGAATTTAAGAAGCGCCTGCCCATTTCGGCTAATATTGAAAGTCCTGCCTTACTGGACTTAAATGACCTGCCACGCGCCGCTAATATAGATTCCGTTTGGAAGGCAGAGCTTTTAAATTCAGACCTCTTTGAGAAAATGAGGTCAGAGATACTTGAACAGGACTATGCAGAGGTGGTTTATAAAGAATTACCCACAGATACTTTAAAGGCCCGACTGGAAAGACTTAATGCCCGGACCCCTTTTAATGTAGAGTATAATCCAATCCTGGAAAGCGTTATAAAATCATATCTCAAAAGGAATAAAAGATCCATGGAAAGGCTAATGGCCTTAAGTGAATACTACTTTCCCCTGTTTGAACAACACCTGGACAGGCTGGATGTTCCCCTGGAGATAAAATATCTCGCAATCGTAGAATCGGCCCTTAATCCCCGTGCTAAATCGCACATGGGTGCCACAGGACTGTGGCAGTTTATGTTTGCCACCGGTAAGATGCACGGGCTTGATGTAAGTTCTTACGTTGATGAACGTATGGACCCTGTGCTTTCATCCAAAGCAGCAGCCGAGTATCTTGCTGCTCTTTACAGGACATTCGGTGATTGGGACCTGGTGCTGGCAAGTTATAATTCTGGTCCGGGGAATGTTTCCAAAGCGATTAGAAGAAGTGGAGGATCTACAAATTACTGGGACCTGCGAAGGTTTCTTCCCCGTGAAACAGCTGGTTATGTGCCTGCATTCCTGGCGACACTGTATTTATTTGAGTATGCCGATGAGCACGACTTCCAGCCCAACCGACCTGAAATTGCATTTTTTGAGACCGATACTATCCACGTGAAACAACTGCTCACTTTTGACCAGATCACAGAAGTTACAGGAGTTGAAAAGGAAATGCTGCAATTCCTTAATCCTAGCTATAAACTGGATATTATACCTTATGTGAAGGATGAGGCTTATGCGCTTAGGCTGCCCAGGAGCAGTGTGGGCCTCTTTGTGAACAATGAAGATAAGATCTATGATTTCACAAAAGAACAGCTGGCACAAAAGGAAAAAGATTTGCCTAAATTCATAAAGGCTGAGGACCGGGTGAGATATCGCGTTAAAAGTGGTGATTATCTTGGGAAAATAGCCCAGAAGTATGGAGTGGGCATAAGCAGTATAAAAAGCTGGAATAACCTGAGGAGTAATAATTTAAGGGTAGGACAATACCTTACTATATACCCCAGGAAAGCTGTTTCTTTAACTGAAACAGCCTCAGAAAAATCGGGCAACAGCAATGTTTCTAAAAGTTATACTGTGAAGCGGGGAGACTCCCTTTGGAGTATAAGCAGAAAGTTCCCGGGAATTACGGTACAGAATTTGAAGAGTTGGAATGATATATCAGATTCTAATTTAAAACCGGGAATGGTCCTTAAGCTATCGAGAGGCTAA
- a CDS encoding phosphoglycerate kinase has translation MKTLDDYNFKDKQALIRVDFNVPVSNGEVGDATRIEAAKPTIIKILEDGGSVVLMSHLGRPEGKEAKYSLEQITDTVSNILGVKVKFVNDCVGEAAEKAASELNPGEVLLLENLRFYDEETAGDEGFAKQLAGLGDIYVNDAFGTAHRAHASTTIVAQYFDDKCFGYLLQKEIESLNKVLKAAEKPVTAILGGAKVSSKITVIENILDKVDHLIIGGGMAFTFVKAKGGNVGDSLVEEDKQQLALDILKSAEEKGVKIHLPVDSVIANSFSNDAKTDVKPTGNIPEGWMGLDAGPETIENFSKVIAGSKTILWNGPVGVFEMDAFANGTIKIGEAIGKATSNGAFSLVGGGDSVSAVKKFNLEDQMSYVSTGGGAMLEMLEGKSLPGIDAILKA, from the coding sequence ATGAAAACACTAGACGATTATAATTTCAAAGATAAACAGGCTTTAATTCGGGTAGACTTCAATGTCCCTGTGAGTAACGGGGAAGTGGGGGATGCCACCAGGATTGAAGCGGCTAAACCCACTATAATAAAGATCCTTGAAGATGGCGGCAGTGTGGTGCTTATGTCTCACCTTGGAAGGCCCGAGGGGAAGGAAGCAAAATATTCTCTGGAACAAATCACAGATACCGTTTCAAATATCCTGGGAGTAAAGGTGAAATTTGTAAATGATTGTGTGGGTGAAGCGGCAGAAAAAGCTGCTAGTGAATTAAATCCCGGGGAGGTTCTTCTTCTTGAAAATCTTAGATTTTATGACGAAGAGACTGCCGGGGATGAAGGTTTTGCCAAACAGCTTGCAGGTCTTGGGGATATATATGTAAATGATGCTTTTGGAACTGCCCACAGGGCTCACGCCTCTACAACAATTGTAGCGCAATACTTTGATGATAAATGTTTTGGCTATCTCCTGCAAAAGGAAATAGAAAGCTTAAATAAGGTGCTAAAAGCTGCCGAAAAACCTGTAACTGCAATCCTTGGTGGTGCCAAGGTTTCATCAAAGATAACTGTCATAGAGAATATTCTTGATAAAGTAGACCATCTTATCATAGGTGGTGGAATGGCATTTACATTCGTAAAGGCCAAAGGTGGGAACGTGGGTGATTCCCTGGTGGAAGAAGATAAGCAACAACTGGCACTGGATATTCTAAAGAGTGCAGAGGAGAAGGGGGTAAAAATTCACTTACCCGTGGATTCTGTGATAGCCAACAGCTTTTCCAATGATGCCAAAACCGATGTAAAGCCTACCGGAAATATTCCTGAAGGCTGGATGGGACTTGATGCAGGACCTGAAACCATTGAAAATTTCTCTAAAGTAATTGCAGGCTCCAAAACTATATTATGGAATGGTCCAGTGGGAGTATTCGAAATGGATGCTTTTGCAAACGGGACAATTAAAATTGGGGAGGCTATAGGTAAAGCTACCTCCAATGGGGCCTTCTCCCTGGTTGGTGGTGGTGACTCTGTCTCTGCAGTGAAAAAATTTAATCTGGAAGATCAAATGAGCTATGTTTCAACCGGCGGTGGTGCCATGTTGGAAATGCTGGAAGGAAAATCCCTGCCGGGAATCGATGCTATTCTTAAAGCTTAG
- a CDS encoding DNA polymerase III subunit: MLFSEVLGLPHIKNHLTTTADRGRIPHAQLFVGSHGSGLLPMAIAYSQYILCNNNGQENNTGNTSCNSRFSNLAHPDLHFAFPVATTEQVKSKPISSNFLSSWREFVKEDPYGSLYDWYQKLGIENKQGQIGVDEAQDILKSLSLKSYEGGYKVMLIWMADKMNTAASNKLLKLIEEPPDKTLFILIAEDEEQIIQTIRSRCQILRFPPLPEAVIAEALENYHQADPGNATNIAVQANGSYARALHIMRKDAGDEQFEALFIKWVRTAFKAKGNKASIIDLISWSEEIAGMGRESQKSFLLYCLNFFRQALLLNYNAGNLVYMKMQAADFKLEKFAPFVNDLNILGISKEIEDAIYHIERNGNSRIILTDLSIKLTRLLHKKAA; encoded by the coding sequence ATGCTTTTTTCTGAAGTCCTGGGTTTACCGCATATTAAAAACCATTTAACCACCACTGCAGACAGGGGCCGTATACCGCATGCACAACTTTTTGTGGGCAGTCATGGCAGCGGGTTATTACCTATGGCAATAGCCTATTCCCAATATATCCTTTGCAATAATAACGGGCAGGAGAACAACACCGGGAATACCTCCTGTAATTCAAGGTTTTCAAATCTTGCACACCCCGACCTCCACTTTGCTTTTCCTGTCGCTACAACAGAGCAGGTAAAATCCAAACCAATTTCCTCCAATTTTCTTAGCTCCTGGAGAGAGTTTGTGAAGGAGGATCCCTATGGCAGTTTATATGACTGGTACCAAAAACTGGGAATTGAAAATAAACAAGGTCAAATAGGAGTAGATGAGGCCCAGGATATCCTTAAATCCCTATCACTCAAATCTTATGAAGGAGGTTATAAGGTAATGCTTATATGGATGGCAGATAAGATGAATACTGCCGCTTCAAATAAACTCCTGAAATTAATAGAGGAGCCGCCAGATAAAACCCTCTTTATCCTTATTGCTGAAGATGAGGAACAAATAATTCAAACCATTAGATCACGATGCCAGATCCTGCGTTTTCCCCCACTTCCTGAAGCGGTTATTGCTGAAGCATTGGAGAATTATCACCAGGCGGACCCAGGGAATGCTACCAATATTGCAGTGCAGGCCAACGGCAGTTATGCCAGGGCATTGCATATAATGCGAAAAGATGCCGGTGATGAACAATTTGAAGCGCTGTTTATAAAATGGGTGCGTACGGCTTTTAAAGCAAAGGGTAATAAAGCTTCTATAATTGATCTCATTTCCTGGAGTGAAGAGATCGCAGGAATGGGCAGGGAATCTCAAAAGAGTTTTTTATTATACTGCCTAAATTTCTTCAGGCAGGCACTCCTGCTTAATTACAATGCTGGAAACCTGGTATACATGAAAATGCAGGCTGCCGACTTTAAGCTGGAAAAATTTGCGCCATTTGTAAATGATCTCAATATACTGGGAATAAGCAAGGAGATCGAAGATGCGATTTATCACATAGAAAGAAACGGAAATTCCCGTATTATCCTTACAGACCTTTCAATTAAATTAACCCGCCTGCTTCACAAGAAAGCGGCATAA
- a CDS encoding DoxX family protein, whose product MEYLNAFLTELLILVFITITFLQSGIDKIVDWKGNTGWLKEHFSGTFLAGQVPLMVGIILVLEVIAGLLAIAGIVEILTTGEVTLALYAAVLSAITLLMLLFGQRVAKDYAGAFTITGYFVVVILGVYIMS is encoded by the coding sequence ATGGAATATCTCAATGCTTTTTTAACAGAGTTGCTTATACTCGTTTTTATCACCATCACATTTTTACAGTCTGGCATAGATAAGATCGTCGACTGGAAAGGAAATACAGGATGGCTAAAAGAGCATTTTTCAGGAACATTTTTGGCGGGGCAGGTACCTTTGATGGTTGGCATCATCCTGGTTCTGGAAGTGATTGCCGGCTTACTTGCAATTGCCGGGATCGTGGAGATATTAACTACAGGAGAGGTCACTCTTGCCTTGTACGCTGCAGTACTTTCTGCCATTACTCTGCTTATGTTATTGTTTGGACAACGGGTTGCCAAGGACTATGCGGGTGCTTTTACGATCACAGGATATTTTGTGGTTGTCATCCTGGGAGTATATATCATGTCATAA
- a CDS encoding OmpH family outer membrane protein, which produces MKKLLMVVLIAAGLTSCNQEKTAYVDTTRLIQEYTEMQEVEAEFNTRSESVKTQLDSLARGFQQEVQEYQANMGSMTTAQRQEIEEELMRKQQTIQQQQQRMGNQLRQESDVVIDSIVDKVKDYVRDYGQENGYTYIFGSNESANIMYAKEGRDITDEVLEKLNESYRKPE; this is translated from the coding sequence ATGAAAAAACTTTTAATGGTTGTATTGATTGCAGCCGGTCTTACAAGTTGTAACCAGGAAAAAACAGCTTATGTGGATACCACAAGATTGATCCAGGAATATACCGAGATGCAGGAAGTGGAAGCCGAATTCAATACCCGCTCTGAGAGTGTTAAAACCCAACTTGATTCCCTTGCCCGTGGTTTCCAGCAGGAAGTACAGGAATACCAGGCTAATATGGGAAGTATGACTACTGCTCAAAGACAGGAGATTGAAGAAGAGCTTATGCGTAAACAACAAACTATCCAGCAGCAACAACAAAGAATGGGAAACCAGTTACGGCAGGAGAGCGATGTGGTGATAGATTCTATTGTTGATAAGGTAAAGGATTACGTAAGGGATTATGGCCAGGAGAATGGTTATACTTATATTTTTGGCTCAAACGAAAGCGCCAACATTATGTATGCTAAAGAAGGCCGGGATATTACAGATGAGGTTCTTGAGAAATTGAATGAGAGCTACAGGAAACCTGAATAA
- a CDS encoding class I SAM-dependent methyltransferase: protein MKNKIENPSLQEYHICKDHTVTGRSFRLLYDQEKDMLITSPKPTVEELPFYYQSEDYISHTDSRKTLTDKIYQQVKKFMLVKKIKWIDKKFPERGRILDIGAGTGDFLLEAKKRGWKVNGIEPNIKARELALEKGVKIDKDAGNFKSGKFDVITMWHVLEHVPDLRAQVIEVEHLLKKGGLLIIAVPNFKSYDASYYKEDWAAFDVPRHLWHFSQNSFKHLFSGTGFKQSDFRPLMFDSFYVSLLSEKNRTGKTNYLRAAFIGLKSNFKARFTSEYSSIAYFFRKLG, encoded by the coding sequence GTGAAAAATAAAATAGAGAACCCTTCTTTACAAGAGTATCATATTTGTAAAGATCATACAGTAACGGGTAGGTCTTTTAGGTTGCTCTATGACCAGGAAAAAGACATGTTGATCACATCTCCAAAACCTACTGTTGAAGAATTACCTTTTTATTATCAGAGTGAAGATTATATCTCCCATACCGATTCCAGGAAAACCTTAACCGACAAAATTTACCAGCAGGTGAAAAAATTCATGCTGGTCAAAAAAATTAAATGGATAGATAAAAAATTTCCGGAGCGGGGAAGGATTTTAGATATTGGAGCAGGAACCGGGGACTTTTTGCTGGAGGCAAAAAAAAGGGGGTGGAAGGTAAACGGAATTGAACCAAATATAAAAGCCCGGGAGCTCGCCCTTGAGAAAGGAGTTAAGATAGATAAGGATGCGGGAAATTTTAAATCGGGAAAGTTTGATGTCATCACCATGTGGCATGTTCTTGAACACGTCCCCGATCTTAGAGCACAGGTCATAGAAGTGGAACATTTGCTAAAAAAGGGAGGTCTTTTGATAATAGCCGTTCCTAACTTTAAAAGTTATGATGCATCTTACTATAAAGAAGATTGGGCAGCTTTTGATGTGCCCCGACATTTATGGCATTTTTCCCAAAACAGTTTTAAACATCTTTTTAGCGGTACTGGTTTTAAACAATCTGATTTTCGCCCATTGATGTTTGACTCATTTTATGTGAGCCTGCTCTCAGAAAAAAATAGGACAGGTAAAACAAATTACCTGAGAGCTGCCTTCATTGGTTTAAAATCTAATTTCAAGGCCAGGTTCACATCTGAGTATTCTTCTATCGCCTATTTCTTCAGAAAACTAGGCTGA
- the mnmG gene encoding tRNA uridine-5-carboxymethylaminomethyl(34) synthesis enzyme MnmG, translating to MFDKVYDVIVVGGGHAGSEAAAAAANMGCSTLLVTMNLQNIAQMSCNPAMGGIAKGQIVREIDALGGYSGLVSDTSAIQFKMLNKSKGPAMWSPRVQSDRMMFAEHWRLRLEQTPNLDFYQEMVAGLIVEGESIKGVKTSLGLEIKGRTVVLTNGTFLNGLIHIGDKSFGGGRSGERAATGITEELVQLGFEAGRMKTGTPPRVDGRSLDFSKMVEQPGDDVPSKFSYLDETKPLSRQRSCHMTYTSPVVHDLLKEGFERSPMFNGRIKSIGPRYCPSIEDKINRFADKDRHQLFVEPEGWNTVEYYVNGFSTSLPEDVQFKALRSVEGFENVKFFRPGYAIEYDYFPPTQLKHTLETKLVEGLYFAGQINGTTGYEEAASQGLMAGLNAALKVQEKDPFILKRDEAYIGVLVDDLITKGTEEPYRMFTSRAEYRTLLRQDNADFRLTQKSFEIGLAKESRMRKMEEKKEKSLKFVKFLKETSVLPEDSNPVLEDKDSSKMKQSDKIFKIFSRPNITMEDVRKFPGVNEFIEENQLNEEMLEQTEIQVKYSGYIDKEKNNADKLHRLEEVKIPGNFDYSKIKSMSFEAREKLNKIQPVTVSQASRISGVSPSDISVLLVYMGR from the coding sequence ATGTTTGATAAAGTTTATGACGTAATAGTAGTAGGTGGTGGCCATGCTGGTAGTGAAGCAGCTGCTGCCGCTGCCAATATGGGTTGTTCCACCCTTCTTGTTACTATGAACCTTCAAAATATTGCCCAAATGAGCTGCAACCCGGCTATGGGTGGAATCGCAAAGGGACAGATCGTAAGAGAGATCGATGCCTTGGGGGGTTATAGTGGTTTGGTGAGTGATACCAGTGCTATTCAATTCAAGATGCTTAATAAATCAAAAGGTCCTGCCATGTGGAGCCCGAGAGTTCAAAGCGACAGGATGATGTTTGCCGAACATTGGAGGCTTAGATTGGAGCAAACCCCTAATCTGGATTTCTATCAGGAAATGGTTGCCGGTTTAATTGTAGAGGGGGAGAGTATAAAAGGAGTAAAGACATCCCTTGGTCTTGAAATAAAAGGGCGAACTGTTGTGCTTACAAACGGTACCTTTTTGAACGGACTCATTCATATTGGTGATAAAAGTTTTGGTGGAGGACGTTCCGGCGAAAGAGCTGCGACCGGTATAACAGAGGAACTTGTTCAATTAGGTTTTGAAGCCGGGAGAATGAAAACAGGAACCCCGCCGCGGGTGGACGGTAGATCTCTTGATTTTTCAAAAATGGTGGAGCAACCGGGAGATGATGTGCCTTCCAAATTTTCTTATTTGGATGAAACTAAACCTTTGTCAAGACAAAGGTCTTGCCATATGACTTATACCTCCCCGGTTGTGCATGATCTATTGAAGGAAGGATTTGAACGCTCTCCTATGTTCAACGGCAGGATTAAAAGTATTGGTCCGCGATATTGTCCTTCTATAGAAGATAAGATCAACAGATTTGCTGATAAGGACAGGCATCAACTTTTTGTGGAGCCTGAAGGTTGGAATACCGTCGAATATTATGTCAATGGCTTTTCAACTTCGCTGCCCGAGGATGTACAATTTAAAGCACTAAGGTCTGTTGAAGGATTTGAGAATGTGAAATTTTTTAGGCCAGGCTATGCGATCGAATATGATTATTTTCCACCAACGCAATTAAAACATACCCTGGAGACAAAACTCGTAGAGGGATTATATTTTGCAGGACAAATAAATGGAACTACAGGGTATGAAGAAGCAGCATCGCAAGGATTAATGGCAGGACTAAATGCAGCTTTAAAAGTGCAGGAAAAAGATCCATTTATTTTGAAAAGGGATGAAGCATATATTGGGGTGCTGGTGGATGACCTTATCACAAAAGGAACAGAAGAGCCTTACAGGATGTTTACCTCCAGGGCAGAATACAGGACCTTGTTGAGACAGGATAATGCCGATTTTAGGCTAACGCAAAAATCCTTTGAAATTGGATTGGCCAAAGAATCGAGGATGAGAAAGATGGAAGAGAAGAAGGAGAAATCTCTAAAATTCGTAAAGTTTTTAAAAGAAACAAGTGTTTTGCCTGAAGATTCGAATCCTGTTTTAGAGGACAAGGATTCTTCAAAAATGAAGCAAAGCGATAAGATCTTTAAGATCTTCTCCAGGCCGAATATTACAATGGAAGATGTGAGAAAATTTCCGGGCGTTAACGAATTCATTGAAGAAAACCAGTTGAATGAGGAAATGCTGGAGCAAACTGAAATTCAGGTTAAATATTCGGGTTATATCGATAAGGAAAAAAATAATGCTGACAAACTTCACAGGCTGGAGGAGGTGAAGATTCCCGGTAATTTTGATTATTCAAAAATCAAGTCAATGTCTTTTGAGGCACGGGAAAAATTGAACAAGATTCAACCCGTAACAGTTTCGCAGGCATCACGAATTAGCGGTGTGAGTCCAAGTGATATTTCAGTGCTGTTGGTTTATATGGGAAGATAA
- the ybeY gene encoding rRNA maturation RNase YbeY, which translates to MKPSKINFYSENSFNLEAQEKYAGWIERVISSEGKKLEEISYIFCDDEYLLKLNEEYLHHDTYTDIITFDYSVGKILQGDIYISTERVDENAREYNVSFEEELRRVIIHGVLHLAGYKDKTEEESSLMREKEEEKMKLFHVEQ; encoded by the coding sequence TTGAAGCCGTCGAAAATTAATTTTTATTCCGAAAATTCTTTCAACCTTGAAGCACAGGAAAAATATGCCGGCTGGATTGAGCGGGTCATATCTTCTGAAGGGAAAAAGCTGGAAGAGATAAGCTACATCTTTTGTGATGATGAATACCTCCTTAAACTTAATGAGGAGTATCTTCATCATGACACATATACCGATATTATAACCTTCGATTATTCTGTAGGAAAAATATTGCAAGGTGATATTTATATTAGCACCGAAAGGGTTGATGAAAATGCGCGGGAATATAATGTTAGTTTCGAAGAAGAATTGCGACGGGTAATAATACACGGGGTTTTACACCTCGCAGGTTATAAAGATAAGACAGAGGAAGAATCCTCTTTGATGAGAGAAAAGGAAGAGGAAAAAATGAAATTGTTCCACGTGGAACAATGA